From the genome of Scytonema hofmannii PCC 7110, one region includes:
- a CDS encoding HhoA/HhoB/HtrA family serine endopeptidase, which produces MSISSSEEQRFSPLLRQVTSHVLVAVLSIGLTLTTLWAFPNLPIPGRSSLSSITTPSTTEVEAIAPEIAPPVDSQKAAIRSFVSTAVNKVGPAVVRIDTERTITMRAPDPFFSDPFFRDFLGDDLSRAPQEYRQRGEGSGFIIDSNGIILTNAHVVSGADSVTVTLKDGRKLKGEVRGIDEPSDLAVVKIPGNNLPVATLGHSQDLQVGDWAIAVGNPLGLDNTVTLGIISTLSRSSAQVGIPDKRLDFIQTDAAINPGNSGGPLVNEQGEVIGINTAIRADAQGIGFAIPIDKAKFIKDALARGEKISHPYIGVRMVSLTPEQAKQFNSDPNSTMTVPEVIGVLVMQVIPNSPAASAGLRRGDAITQIDEQKVISAEQLQNLVEKSRVNQPLQLTVLRGDQTQQITVRPGELRDAGNQ; this is translated from the coding sequence ATGTCAATATCATCTTCTGAAGAACAACGTTTTTCACCGCTTCTGCGTCAAGTGACTAGCCATGTTCTAGTAGCAGTCTTGAGTATTGGCTTGACTTTGACAACTTTGTGGGCATTTCCTAACCTGCCAATTCCAGGGCGATCGTCTCTTTCCAGTATTACCACACCAAGTACTACTGAAGTAGAGGCGATCGCACCAGAGATTGCACCTCCTGTCGATTCCCAAAAAGCGGCTATTCGCAGTTTTGTGAGTACTGCTGTGAATAAAGTAGGACCCGCAGTTGTAAGGATTGATACAGAGCGTACTATCACGATGCGTGCTCCTGACCCCTTTTTTAGTGACCCTTTCTTTCGTGATTTTTTGGGTGACGATCTTTCTAGAGCGCCTCAAGAATACCGTCAAAGAGGAGAAGGTTCTGGTTTTATCATTGATTCCAATGGTATAATTTTGACCAATGCTCACGTTGTGAGTGGTGCTGATTCTGTCACCGTCACCCTAAAAGACGGGCGCAAACTCAAGGGAGAAGTACGTGGGATAGATGAACCCTCAGATTTGGCTGTTGTAAAAATTCCAGGAAACAATCTCCCTGTAGCGACTTTAGGCCACTCTCAAGATTTGCAGGTAGGAGATTGGGCAATAGCTGTCGGTAACCCATTGGGTTTAGATAATACTGTAACCTTAGGTATTATTAGCACGTTGAGCCGTTCTAGCGCTCAGGTTGGCATCCCTGATAAAAGGTTAGACTTTATACAAACAGATGCTGCTATCAATCCTGGTAACTCTGGCGGTCCTTTAGTTAACGAGCAAGGAGAAGTTATCGGTATTAATACTGCCATTCGTGCTGATGCTCAAGGAATTGGGTTTGCGATTCCAATTGACAAAGCCAAGTTCATTAAGGATGCGTTAGCGCGTGGTGAAAAAATCTCCCATCCCTATATTGGTGTTCGCATGGTGAGTTTGACACCAGAACAAGCAAAACAATTTAACAGTGACCCTAATTCTACTATGACTGTACCGGAAGTCATTGGTGTGTTAGTCATGCAAGTCATACCCAATAGCCCAGCTGCATCTGCTGGTTTGCGGCGGGGTGATGCGATCACTCAGATTGACGAACAAAAAGTGATCTCTGCCGAACAGTTGCAAAACTTGGTAGAAAAAAGCCGCGTGAACCAGCCCTTGCAATTGACGGTACTGCGGGGCGATCAAACGCAGCAGATTACCGTGCGTCCGGGCGAACTTAGAGACGCTGGAAATCAGTGA
- a CDS encoding metallophosphoesterase family protein, with protein sequence MRILHTSDWHLNDKLGRIPRQGDIVKRLEEIANYLDEHRVNVMVVAGDLFSQYNRLEELKSAVENMNEVFKPFLLGGGTIVTISGNHDNEAFFNLMSLTLDLAVPIDPNKPGARPRGRLYLAARPTYLLLEDNAGQQVQFVLMPYPTSSRYLKDEKTKYSSMDEKNSLLHQAMLQNFVIY encoded by the coding sequence ATGCGGATTTTACATACATCTGACTGGCATTTAAACGACAAATTAGGGAGAATACCTCGCCAAGGCGATATTGTAAAACGTTTAGAAGAAATCGCCAATTACTTAGACGAACATAGGGTAAATGTTATGGTTGTTGCTGGTGATTTATTTAGTCAGTATAACCGACTTGAAGAGCTAAAATCAGCAGTTGAGAATATGAATGAAGTATTCAAGCCATTTTTATTAGGAGGTGGCACAATTGTCACTATCAGTGGCAATCACGACAACGAAGCTTTCTTTAATTTAATGAGCCTTACTCTAGATCTTGCCGTTCCAATTGACCCCAACAAACCTGGTGCTAGACCACGCGGAAGGCTTTATTTAGCAGCACGACCAACTTATTTATTACTAGAAGATAATGCTGGTCAGCAAGTTCAATTTGTTTTGATGCCCTATCCAACTTCGTCTCGTTATTTAAAAGACGAAAAAACAAAATACAGCAGTATGGATGAGAAAAATAGTTTACTTCATCAAGCCATGCTTCAGAACTTTGTGATTTACTAG
- a CDS encoding DUF4351 domain-containing protein, with product MQIVTSWMQKGEKQGELKLLMRLLNRRLGEISPQLMGRIENLSTPELENLGEALLDFSSVADLEAWFENLS from the coding sequence ATGCAGATAGTTACTAGTTGGATGCAAAAAGGGGAAAAGCAGGGAGAATTAAAATTGCTGATGCGCCTACTTAACCGTCGCTTGGGAGAAATTAGTCCACAGCTAATGGGTAGAATTGAAAATTTGTCAACCCCTGAGCTAGAGAATCTGGGTGAGGCATTGCTGGATTTTTCTTCTGTTGCCGATTTAGAAGCTTGGTTTGAGAATCTTAGCTAG
- the sigC gene encoding RNA polymerase sigma factor SigC, with protein sequence MPATFSYADAAYKSTQSSPEFDADLTVDESELPIEELEELEMAASDPASLGAIPNRRSTDLVRLYLQEIGRVRLLGRDEEVSEAQKVQRYLRMRILLAKVAKEGDAIITPYLRIIEVQERLVSALGHRPSLERWAREAGVDVFELKQALGQGKRRWAEVAKITVEELEQIQLQGLQAKEHMIKANLRLVVSVAKKYQNRGLELLDLVQEGTLGLERAVEKFDPTKGYRFSTYAYWWIRQGITRAIATSSRTIRLPVHITEKLNKIKKAQRKIAQEKGRTPTLEDLAQELEMTPTQVREVLLRVPRSVSLETKVGKDKDTELGELLETDGVTPEQMLMRESLQKDLQHLLADLTSRERDVILMRFGLSDGHPYSLAEIGRALDLSRERVRQIESKALQKLRQPKRRNMVRDYLESLT encoded by the coding sequence ATGCCAGCAACATTTTCTTACGCAGATGCCGCCTACAAGTCAACACAGTCTAGCCCGGAGTTTGACGCCGATCTCACGGTTGACGAGAGTGAATTGCCGATAGAGGAACTCGAAGAATTGGAAATGGCTGCTTCCGACCCTGCAAGTCTTGGTGCTATTCCGAACCGTCGCAGCACAGACCTAGTACGTCTGTACCTTCAAGAAATTGGTCGGGTTCGCTTGTTGGGGCGCGATGAAGAAGTTTCAGAAGCTCAAAAAGTCCAGCGCTACTTGCGGATGCGGATACTCCTTGCCAAAGTTGCGAAGGAAGGAGATGCGATTATTACTCCATATCTTCGGATTATTGAAGTTCAAGAGCGATTGGTATCAGCACTAGGACATCGTCCTTCTTTGGAACGATGGGCGCGTGAAGCTGGTGTAGATGTGTTTGAACTCAAGCAAGCATTAGGACAAGGAAAACGCCGTTGGGCTGAAGTTGCCAAAATCACAGTCGAAGAACTCGAGCAAATTCAGTTACAGGGTCTCCAAGCCAAAGAACACATGATCAAGGCGAACCTTCGCTTAGTGGTATCCGTTGCCAAAAAATATCAAAATCGCGGTTTGGAATTACTCGATTTAGTCCAAGAAGGAACTCTTGGCTTGGAAAGAGCCGTTGAGAAGTTCGACCCAACTAAGGGTTACCGCTTCAGCACCTATGCTTACTGGTGGATTCGTCAGGGTATTACTCGGGCGATCGCTACTTCTAGCCGTACTATCCGCCTACCAGTCCACATTACAGAAAAACTGAACAAAATCAAAAAAGCTCAGCGCAAAATTGCTCAAGAGAAAGGTCGTACCCCAACCTTAGAAGATTTGGCGCAAGAGTTAGAAATGACACCCACCCAAGTGAGAGAAGTCTTACTGCGAGTTCCTCGTTCTGTTTCTTTAGAAACCAAAGTTGGTAAGGACAAAGACACAGAGTTGGGAGAATTACTCGAAACCGACGGCGTGACTCCAGAACAAATGTTAATGCGAGAATCTTTACAAAAAGATTTGCAACACCTTCTGGCAGATTTAACCAGTCGCGAACGCGATGTCATTTTGATGCGTTTTGGTTTGTCAGACGGTCATCCCTACTCCCTTGCAGAAATTGGACGTGCGCTCGATCTATCACGCGAACGAGTTCGCCAAATTGAATCCAAAGCGTTGCAGAAACTGCGTCAACCCAAGAGACGTAACATGGTTCGCGACTACTTGGAATCCTTAACTTAG
- a CDS encoding SbcC/MukB-like Walker B domain-containing protein, producing the protein MHLLRRAEQAIVQLANEILDGLSRGKMRLELRGEAEESSGESSKALDLVAYNQEIGSYPTPIAQISGSQRFRVAVSLALAIGQYVGQGARHIESVIIDEGFGSLDKNGRDDMIQELNELQHRLARIILVSHLEDFSCAFSNGYAIELVNQASKVRLLEPV; encoded by the coding sequence TTGCATTTATTACGTCGTGCAGAACAAGCTATTGTGCAACTTGCCAATGAAATTTTAGACGGTTTATCACGCGGCAAAATGCGATTGGAATTACGTGGAGAAGCAGAAGAATCTAGCGGAGAGTCTAGCAAAGCTCTTGATTTAGTGGCGTATAACCAAGAAATTGGGTCTTATCCCACACCAATAGCTCAAATTAGTGGTAGCCAGCGATTTAGAGTTGCTGTTAGTTTAGCACTAGCTATTGGTCAATATGTGGGACAAGGCGCACGCCACATTGAGTCAGTCATCATTGATGAAGGCTTTGGTAGTTTGGACAAGAATGGGCGCGATGATATGATTCAAGAACTTAACGAATTACAACATCGGCTAGCACGCATTATTTTAGTTTCCCATCTCGAAGATTTTTCCTGTGCCTTTTCCAATGGTTATGCCATTGAATTAGTCAATCAAGCCTCAAAAGTCAGACTGTTAGAACCTGTCTAG
- the lipA gene encoding lipoyl synthase, which yields MTVKPDWLRVKAPQWERVGNVKEILRDLALNTVCEEASCPNIGECFNAGTATFLIMGPACTRACPYCDIDFEKKPKPLDPTEPDRLAEAVRRMKLNHVVITSVNRDDLPDGGASQFVRCIEAIRTVSPHTTIEVLIPDLCGNWKALELILQAKSEVLNHNTETVPRLYRRVRPQGNYERTMELLQRSRAYAPEVYTKSGIMVGLGETDEEIRQVMRDLRAVDCDILTLGQYLQPTQKHLQVSQFITPEQFDAWKTFGEELGFLQVVSSPLTRSSYHAEQVRELMERE from the coding sequence GTGACTGTAAAGCCAGACTGGTTGCGGGTAAAAGCGCCTCAATGGGAGCGCGTTGGCAACGTTAAAGAAATTTTGCGGGATTTAGCCCTCAATACAGTTTGTGAGGAAGCGTCCTGTCCGAACATTGGGGAATGCTTTAACGCTGGTACAGCCACATTTTTAATTATGGGACCAGCTTGCACCCGTGCCTGTCCCTATTGCGATATTGACTTTGAGAAAAAACCCAAGCCTCTAGACCCCACAGAACCAGACCGACTGGCGGAAGCAGTACGGCGGATGAAACTCAATCATGTGGTCATCACCTCTGTGAACAGAGACGATTTACCCGATGGTGGCGCTTCGCAGTTTGTCCGTTGTATTGAAGCCATCCGCACTGTTTCTCCCCACACCACCATTGAAGTCTTAATCCCGGACTTGTGCGGAAATTGGAAAGCACTAGAGTTAATTCTTCAAGCAAAATCGGAAGTTCTCAATCACAACACAGAAACAGTTCCTCGTTTGTATCGTCGCGTGCGTCCCCAAGGGAACTACGAACGGACAATGGAATTGCTGCAACGTTCTCGCGCCTATGCACCAGAAGTTTACACAAAATCCGGGATTATGGTGGGTTTAGGTGAAACGGATGAAGAGATTCGCCAAGTGATGCGGGATTTACGGGCTGTGGATTGCGATATTTTAACACTTGGGCAGTATCTCCAACCTACTCAAAAACACTTACAAGTCTCTCAATTTATCACCCCAGAGCAATTTGATGCTTGGAAAACTTTTGGTGAAGAACTGGGATTTTTACAAGTTGTTTCTTCACCATTGACAAGAAGTTCTTACCATGCAGAACAGGTAAGAGAACTCATGGAGAGGGAGTAG
- a CDS encoding NAD(P)H-dependent glycerol-3-phosphate dehydrogenase, translated as MTNVAILGAGAWGTVLANLVKANGHEVRLWSRQGAETLAQVVQGADLIVSAIAMKGVRDVTSSLQSSLVSPKTIFVTATKGLDPKTTCTPSQIWQETFPQNPVVVLSGPNLSKEIEQALPAATVVASQNMEAAEFVQSIFSSNRFRVYTNSDPLGVELGGTLKNVIAIAAGVCDGLQLGTNAKAALVTRGLTEMVRIGSHWGAKMETFYGLSGLGDLLATCNSHLSRNYQVGYKLACNQTLAEILAHLEGTAEGINTTNVLVERAKQRNIPIPITEQVYRLLAQEVTPRQALFELMLRDTKPE; from the coding sequence ATGACAAATGTTGCCATTTTAGGTGCGGGTGCTTGGGGGACAGTTCTAGCAAATTTGGTTAAAGCAAACGGTCATGAGGTACGCTTGTGGTCGCGACAGGGTGCTGAGACTTTAGCACAGGTTGTCCAAGGTGCCGATCTGATTGTTTCTGCTATTGCCATGAAGGGTGTCAGAGATGTTACCTCTTCACTCCAGTCTTCTCTTGTTTCACCAAAAACTATTTTTGTCACGGCGACGAAGGGCTTAGACCCAAAAACCACTTGCACACCTTCACAAATTTGGCAAGAAACTTTTCCTCAAAATCCTGTCGTTGTTCTCTCAGGTCCCAATTTATCTAAAGAAATCGAACAAGCATTACCAGCCGCAACTGTTGTCGCCAGTCAAAATATGGAGGCGGCGGAATTCGTGCAATCTATCTTCTCTTCTAACCGTTTCCGGGTTTATACCAATTCCGATCCTTTGGGTGTGGAATTGGGGGGAACATTGAAAAATGTGATTGCGATCGCAGCTGGTGTTTGTGATGGTTTACAATTAGGTACTAACGCCAAAGCTGCTTTAGTCACCCGTGGACTTACAGAAATGGTCCGTATTGGTAGCCATTGGGGTGCAAAAATGGAAACTTTTTATGGTTTGTCTGGGTTGGGAGATCTGCTAGCAACCTGTAACAGTCACTTAAGTAGAAACTATCAAGTAGGGTACAAATTAGCTTGCAATCAAACACTTGCAGAAATTCTTGCCCATTTAGAAGGAACCGCAGAAGGAATTAACACGACTAACGTTTTGGTGGAACGAGCCAAGCAGCGCAATATCCCTATCCCAATCACCGAACAAGTTTATCGTTTGCTTGCTCAAGAGGTCACACCCCGACAAGCATTATTCGAGTTAATGTTGCGCGATACCAAACCGGAATAG
- a CDS encoding type II toxin-antitoxin system RelE family toxin: protein MQSELSQIQIALTPRFKKDLRELAKRYRSIRSDLQPLIEQLQAGEIPGDRIAGVKYQVFKVRLKNSNIQKGKSGGYRIIYYLKTTQAIILATIYSKSDISDVSNEIIEEAIAQYEKEIQREDNQN, encoded by the coding sequence ATGCAGAGTGAACTATCACAGATCCAAATTGCTCTGACTCCTCGGTTTAAAAAGGATCTTCGAGAACTGGCTAAACGTTATCGTTCAATTCGTAGCGATCTCCAACCGTTAATTGAGCAACTGCAAGCAGGTGAAATCCCTGGAGACAGAATTGCTGGAGTGAAATATCAGGTTTTCAAAGTTCGTCTCAAAAATAGCAACATTCAAAAAGGAAAAAGTGGAGGCTATCGAATCATTTATTATCTGAAAACTACTCAAGCAATCATCCTTGCTACTATTTATTCCAAATCCGATATTTCCGATGTTAGTAATGAAATTATTGAAGAGGCGATCGCACAATATGAAAAAGAAATTCAAAGAGAAGATAACCAAAACTAA
- a CDS encoding Fur family transcriptional regulator, whose product MTVYSATSLKAELNGRGWRLTPQRETILHIFQDLPQGEHLSAEDLYERLEIKGEGISLSTIYRTLKLMARMGILRELELGEGHKHYELNQPYPHHHHHLICVRCNTTIEFKNDTILKVGAKTAQKEGYHLLDCQLTIHAICPKCQRSLMPL is encoded by the coding sequence ATGACTGTCTACTCAGCAACCTCACTCAAGGCAGAATTGAATGGACGCGGCTGGCGTTTGACACCCCAGCGCGAGACAATTCTACACATTTTTCAAGACCTTCCGCAAGGAGAACATCTCAGTGCAGAAGATCTCTATGAAAGATTGGAAATCAAAGGAGAAGGAATCAGCCTATCGACCATTTATCGCACTCTCAAATTAATGGCGCGAATGGGCATCCTGCGAGAGTTAGAACTTGGAGAAGGACACAAACATTACGAACTAAATCAACCTTATCCCCACCATCACCATCACCTTATCTGTGTGAGGTGTAACACTACTATTGAGTTCAAGAACGATACAATTTTAAAAGTTGGAGCAAAAACTGCCCAAAAAGAAGGTTATCACTTACTCGACTGTCAATTGACAATTCATGCGATTTGTCCCAAGTGCCAAAGGTCATTAATGCCCCTTTAA
- a CDS encoding cobaltochelatase subunit CobN, producing the protein MPGDDAPDSHLISLFTLPLNTVHQVWRSGVSRVLRFFTVRQSIGERWGLGTRIPTLVVPENLHLDLRFAHSSFLMGNAKELLAISKINGYLCELKEAQIQDRWRIFGQCLLLQHLMNQKNKIH; encoded by the coding sequence ATGCCAGGAGATGACGCTCCAGATTCCCACCTAATTTCTCTATTTACCCTACCTCTAAACACTGTTCATCAGGTATGGCGCTCAGGAGTATCAAGAGTACTCCGCTTCTTTACAGTTAGGCAGAGTATTGGTGAAAGATGGGGATTGGGAACTCGCATCCCAACATTGGTTGTTCCAGAAAACCTTCATTTAGATTTAAGATTTGCTCATAGCTCATTCCTGATGGGTAATGCTAAGGAGCTATTAGCTATTAGCAAAATAAATGGTTATCTATGTGAATTAAAAGAAGCTCAAATTCAAGATAGATGGCGTATTTTTGGGCAATGTCTGCTGTTGCAGCACTTGATGAACCAGAAGAACAAAATCCATTAG
- a CDS encoding GAF domain-containing sensor histidine kinase — MSSSSDLSFSRTLRNSTFDRLGELLLQMAQSVGKPSLVLTESVLVMVNIPLEWQAQRFTVLVSQQFSALLIGTYLQDTGDTGDTGDTGDIATSSLSVSQLLSFTASSLSCPSDFLLNCYWTFDLEEIVSFLSNLKGLFDQNSQTYQTLENYCQIPITNDATLQSKFTLLLLKDLLPEPNQSETKSPINYTYVSVCQPVEKALQKQIAQEKLLNQVTTQIRKSLDLPVIMSTAVAQVREFLELDRLVIYKFEHSIANSQESIVSNEQDSYSLSLPFYTSFSSPHSLQQDLRDKAGCIVYEIRAHDAIPSVLHYTENNCLTQTNQCWEKYKQGYTLSVDDVEKTYALEACLLDFLRNTKVRAKLASPIIFEDKLWGLLIAHQCDRPRSWTESEKILLTSVAEQLAIAIYQSELMRSLTKEKKNLEERVIERTVALHDALVAAEAASRLRSEFLATISHELLTPLTYVIGMSSTLLRWSFGELTKRQRDYLQTIHDSGEHLLEMINDILELSQIEAGKAVLNITSFSLKNAAESTVNGLKEKATLKRVNLQLDLQINAECDRFTADARRVQQILWNLLTNAVKFTPEGGNVTLRLWVEDQNAVFQVEDTGIGIPEDQLSLLFEKFHQLDTPYRRRYGGTGLGLALTKQLVELHRGRIEVESTVGVGSIFTVWIPPVASS, encoded by the coding sequence ATGTCTAGTTCTTCTGATTTGAGCTTCTCTCGAACCCTACGCAATAGTACATTTGATCGACTAGGAGAATTGCTGTTGCAAATGGCTCAATCAGTGGGAAAGCCATCTCTAGTTCTTACAGAATCCGTGCTAGTGATGGTTAATATACCCCTAGAATGGCAGGCGCAACGCTTTACGGTGTTGGTTTCCCAACAGTTTAGTGCGCTTTTAATTGGAACTTATTTACAGGACACGGGTGACACGGGTGACACGGGGGATACGGGAGATATAGCAACATCTTCACTTTCCGTGTCACAGCTTCTTTCTTTCACAGCGTCTTCCTTATCCTGTCCTAGTGATTTTCTACTCAATTGTTATTGGACTTTTGATTTAGAAGAAATCGTCTCTTTTCTTTCCAATTTGAAAGGTTTGTTTGACCAAAATTCTCAAACATATCAAACGCTGGAAAATTACTGTCAAATTCCCATCACCAATGATGCTACACTTCAAAGCAAATTCACGTTATTACTGTTGAAAGACCTTTTGCCAGAGCCAAATCAATCAGAAACAAAATCACCTATAAATTACACTTATGTTTCTGTCTGTCAACCTGTGGAAAAAGCCCTGCAAAAACAAATAGCTCAAGAGAAGCTATTAAATCAGGTAACAACTCAAATCCGTAAAAGTTTAGACTTACCAGTCATCATGTCTACGGCAGTTGCACAAGTCAGAGAATTTTTGGAATTAGACAGACTGGTGATCTATAAATTTGAGCATTCCATTGCTAATAGTCAAGAGTCTATTGTAAGTAATGAACAAGACTCCTATTCTTTGTCCCTCCCTTTCTATACCTCTTTTTCTAGTCCTCATTCCTTACAGCAAGACTTACGAGATAAAGCAGGCTGTATTGTATACGAAATTCGCGCTCATGATGCTATTCCATCCGTTTTACATTACACGGAAAACAATTGTTTGACTCAAACAAATCAGTGTTGGGAAAAGTACAAACAAGGTTATACTTTATCTGTAGATGATGTGGAAAAAACTTATGCTTTAGAAGCATGTTTGTTAGATTTTTTAAGAAATACTAAAGTACGGGCAAAATTAGCTTCACCGATTATTTTTGAAGACAAACTTTGGGGATTGCTTATTGCTCATCAATGCGATCGCCCCCGTTCTTGGACTGAAAGTGAAAAAATTTTGTTGACATCTGTAGCGGAACAATTAGCGATCGCAATCTATCAATCCGAGTTAATGCGTTCTCTAACAAAAGAAAAAAAGAATTTGGAAGAACGTGTTATTGAGCGCACAGTTGCTTTACATGATGCTCTAGTTGCTGCAGAAGCTGCTAGCCGTTTAAGAAGCGAATTCCTTGCCACCATCAGTCACGAATTACTGACACCTTTAACTTACGTGATTGGAATGTCTTCCACTTTGCTACGCTGGTCTTTTGGTGAGTTAACGAAGCGTCAACGGGATTATTTGCAGACGATCCATGATAGCGGCGAGCATTTATTAGAGATGATTAACGATATTCTTGAACTTTCTCAAATAGAAGCGGGCAAAGCAGTATTAAATATAACAAGCTTCTCCTTGAAAAATGCAGCCGAATCTACAGTTAACGGATTAAAAGAAAAAGCAACTCTCAAAAGAGTGAATCTTCAACTCGATTTGCAAATCAATGCAGAATGCGATCGCTTTACTGCTGATGCCAGGAGAGTACAACAAATTCTGTGGAATTTGCTGACTAATGCTGTAAAATTTACACCCGAAGGAGGCAACGTTACATTACGCCTTTGGGTAGAAGACCAAAATGCTGTGTTTCAAGTAGAAGATACGGGGATTGGTATTCCAGAAGATCAATTGTCACTCCTGTTTGAGAAATTCCACCAACTTGATACACCTTACCGTCGTCGTTATGGAGGAACTGGATTGGGCTTAGCATTGACCAAACAGCTTGTAGAACTTCATCGAGGTCGAATTGAAGTGGAATCCACCGTAGGCGTTGGTTCGATTTTTACTGTTTGGATACCTCCGGTCGCTAGTAGTTAG
- a CDS encoding peptidoglycan-binding protein produces the protein MENLAYLHAASVYEDLTNSEIISVSSLFDKAVPPDWNRLSGKAWKYMLPLALILSVLNVYGSALALEQGDKGPSVRNLQRELKRTGFYQAPITQVYDVSTEQAVRRFQKAAGLEVTGVAGPVTIQKLDGWETTEESSQNKKPSVESSTAKKPTSQNTQAKKPNAETAQAKKPSSQNSQAKKTSVENSQAEKTSGETVVANKRRDANLLQRGDEGEDVKTLQERLRVAGFYHGNSTGIYGPITEDAVKRFQENYNLTVDGIVGAATQRRLPPRNIGSGEDTTRRGTSQDKLRLGDSGEAVRVLQEQLIKAGYLQGEPNGYFGPYTADAVKRFQANNYLAVSGIAGPTTRSKLHDLVSPSAKSDFDTLEIQRRLQSRGLYKGDLNGVMGDETKQAIKQAQEFYGISLRDVRSGRF, from the coding sequence ATGGAGAATCTTGCGTATCTGCATGCAGCTTCTGTCTACGAAGATCTGACGAACAGTGAAATTATCTCTGTCAGCAGTTTGTTTGACAAGGCAGTACCCCCTGACTGGAACCGTCTTTCTGGTAAGGCATGGAAGTATATGTTACCTCTTGCCCTTATCTTGTCTGTACTTAATGTTTACGGTAGTGCTCTAGCATTGGAACAAGGTGATAAGGGTCCTTCTGTAAGAAATTTACAACGCGAATTAAAAAGGACAGGCTTTTATCAAGCTCCTATCACGCAAGTGTATGATGTTTCTACAGAGCAAGCTGTCCGGCGCTTCCAAAAAGCTGCTGGTTTAGAGGTGACTGGTGTTGCTGGACCGGTGACTATACAAAAGCTAGATGGTTGGGAAACCACTGAAGAGAGTTCCCAAAATAAAAAACCTAGCGTTGAGAGTTCTACAGCCAAAAAACCTACCAGCCAAAATACCCAAGCCAAAAAACCCAATGCTGAGACTGCTCAAGCAAAAAAACCTAGCAGCCAGAATTCTCAAGCCAAAAAAACTAGTGTTGAAAACTCTCAAGCTGAAAAAACTTCTGGTGAGACAGTCGTTGCTAACAAGCGTCGTGATGCCAACCTCTTGCAACGGGGTGATGAAGGTGAAGATGTGAAAACCTTGCAAGAAAGATTGCGCGTTGCTGGTTTTTACCACGGTAACTCAACGGGAATTTACGGTCCTATTACCGAAGATGCGGTGAAACGTTTCCAAGAAAATTACAACTTGACTGTTGACGGTATCGTAGGAGCAGCTACGCAAAGAAGACTACCTCCACGGAATATTGGTTCTGGCGAAGATACTACCAGACGGGGTACAAGTCAAGATAAACTGCGCCTGGGCGATAGCGGAGAAGCTGTAAGAGTGCTGCAAGAACAATTAATCAAGGCTGGCTATTTGCAGGGAGAACCAAATGGTTACTTTGGACCTTACACGGCAGATGCAGTTAAGAGATTTCAAGCAAATAATTACTTAGCAGTCAGTGGTATTGCGGGTCCCACAACTCGCTCTAAATTACACGATTTAGTTAGTCCTAGTGCCAAAAGTGACTTTGATACTTTGGAAATACAGAGACGATTGCAATCGCGGGGTCTCTACAAAGGCGATCTGAATGGTGTCATGGGGGATGAGACAAAGCAAGCGATTAAACAAGCCCAAGAATTCTACGGTATTAGCTTGAGGGATGTGAGAAGCGGACGATTTTGA